One genomic segment of bacterium includes these proteins:
- the treY gene encoding malto-oligosyltrehalose synthase: MKIPIACYRIQFSPGFDFRALGNCLDYLQELGISDIYASPIFRSRSGSEHGYDVVNHEEINPELGGQSALSRLLHEVRKRQMGWLQDIVPNHMAFDKENKMLMDVLENGQASEYFGFFDVDWEHSYEGIRGRILAPFLGQFYGECLEAGDIRLEYKDGGFWVSYFQQSYPVRLESYSTILSHDIDRLKGVLGEEHPDFLKILGILYALGTLPDANHVEQRKNQVRFVKRILWEIYQTNGAVREFLHRNLEAFNGDPGDRSSFWLLEKLLAEQFFRLAFWKVASEEINYRRFFNINDLICLHVEQEQVFEKVHELCFWLLRHGQITGLRVDHLDGLYDPERYLLRLRERVQGAFVVVEKILAFGEEIPKSWPIQGTTGYDFLNMLNGLFCQSENCAVMDKLYRNFSGTEVEYAALVCDKKRLITGKHMAGDIDNLARLLKGACSRMRSGSDLTLYGLRRALVEVMAHFPVYRTYMSPGNCSASPEKYVRWAIERALESNPALSHELLFIQRFLLQDWGEEASQENKEEGWHFVMRFQQLTGPLMAKGLEDTAFYVYNRFVSLNEVGGFPERFGISVNEFHDFLARRFSLWPYSLNATSTHDTKRGEDVRARLNVLSEIPDQWEKHVRLWSRINSSKKVQVKKKPVPDRNDEYFLYQTLIGAFPFFEREIPDFLERLKTYFVKAVREAKVHTAWLKPDEQYEAAFLGFLDKIMEPRKQNPFLTSFLPFQKRIAHYGALNSLSQALLKMTAPGVPDFYQGSELWDLNLVDPDNRRPVDFQLRKQYLSEIRERIAREDPELLIRELRESKEDGRIKLFLIHKVLVLRQANSKLFLDGEYIPLESQGIWHANLVCFARRWKEKWALVVAPRLLTQVVTAPEFPLGKDVWLDTAILLPAEAPSSWQEILGVTRAKAKDRLLYVGDVLSRFPVGLAVAGH, from the coding sequence ATGAAGATTCCCATTGCATGTTATCGCATCCAGTTTTCTCCTGGGTTTGATTTCAGGGCCTTGGGGAATTGCTTGGACTACCTGCAGGAACTTGGTATTTCAGACATATACGCTTCTCCCATATTCAGGTCCAGGTCAGGGAGCGAGCATGGCTATGATGTGGTTAATCACGAGGAGATCAACCCCGAGCTTGGTGGGCAAAGCGCTTTGAGTAGGCTCCTGCATGAAGTAAGAAAGAGGCAGATGGGCTGGCTGCAGGACATAGTTCCCAATCACATGGCTTTTGACAAAGAAAACAAAATGTTAATGGATGTGCTGGAGAACGGGCAGGCCTCTGAGTATTTTGGTTTCTTTGATGTGGATTGGGAACATTCTTATGAAGGAATCCGAGGGCGAATCCTGGCTCCTTTCTTGGGGCAATTTTACGGAGAGTGCCTGGAGGCCGGGGATATCCGGCTGGAATACAAAGATGGGGGTTTCTGGGTCAGCTACTTCCAACAGTCCTATCCGGTTCGGTTAGAGTCCTACTCCACCATTCTTTCCCATGACATAGATAGACTCAAAGGAGTCCTGGGTGAGGAACACCCGGACTTTCTAAAGATTCTAGGCATATTATACGCCCTTGGGACACTTCCCGATGCAAACCATGTGGAGCAAAGGAAGAATCAGGTTCGTTTTGTAAAACGCATTCTTTGGGAGATCTACCAGACCAATGGTGCGGTGAGGGAATTTTTGCACAGGAATTTGGAAGCTTTCAATGGGGATCCGGGGGATCGTTCCAGTTTCTGGCTGTTGGAAAAACTTCTGGCCGAGCAGTTCTTCAGGCTGGCATTTTGGAAGGTCGCCTCAGAGGAGATCAACTATAGAAGGTTTTTCAACATCAATGATCTGATCTGCCTGCACGTGGAACAAGAGCAGGTCTTCGAAAAAGTACACGAGCTTTGCTTCTGGTTGCTGAGACACGGCCAGATCACGGGGCTGAGAGTAGATCATTTGGATGGACTTTACGATCCAGAAAGGTATCTGCTTAGGCTTCGTGAAAGAGTGCAAGGGGCCTTTGTGGTGGTGGAGAAAATCCTGGCCTTCGGTGAGGAAATTCCAAAGTCCTGGCCTATTCAGGGAACCACAGGTTACGACTTCTTGAACATGCTCAATGGATTGTTTTGCCAAAGTGAAAACTGTGCTGTGATGGACAAGCTATACAGAAACTTCTCAGGCACGGAAGTGGAGTATGCTGCACTGGTTTGCGATAAAAAAAGGCTCATAACAGGAAAGCACATGGCCGGAGACATTGACAATCTGGCACGCTTGCTAAAAGGGGCCTGCAGTAGAATGCGGTCCGGCAGTGACCTTACCCTCTACGGACTGAGGCGTGCCTTGGTGGAGGTCATGGCTCACTTCCCGGTCTATCGGACCTATATGAGTCCGGGCAACTGCTCTGCAAGCCCTGAAAAGTACGTGCGTTGGGCAATAGAAAGGGCTTTGGAGTCCAATCCTGCCCTTTCTCATGAGCTTCTTTTCATTCAAAGGTTCCTTTTGCAGGATTGGGGAGAAGAGGCTTCCCAAGAAAACAAGGAAGAAGGATGGCATTTCGTAATGCGCTTCCAACAGCTCACCGGACCTTTGATGGCCAAGGGGCTGGAAGACACGGCGTTCTATGTATATAACCGTTTCGTTTCCCTCAATGAAGTAGGGGGCTTCCCTGAGAGATTCGGTATCTCAGTGAATGAATTTCATGACTTTTTGGCCAGACGTTTTTCGCTATGGCCCTACTCATTGAATGCAACCTCCACCCACGACACAAAAAGAGGGGAGGACGTGAGGGCCAGGCTCAACGTTTTATCGGAGATTCCGGATCAGTGGGAAAAGCATGTTCGCCTCTGGAGTCGAATCAATTCCAGTAAAAAAGTACAGGTGAAAAAAAAGCCCGTGCCCGATAGAAACGATGAGTACTTCCTTTATCAGACCTTGATAGGGGCTTTTCCTTTTTTTGAGAGAGAGATCCCGGATTTCTTGGAAAGGCTAAAGACATATTTCGTAAAGGCTGTCAGAGAAGCCAAGGTGCACACGGCCTGGCTAAAGCCAGACGAACAGTACGAAGCTGCATTCCTTGGCTTCTTAGACAAGATCATGGAGCCCAGAAAGCAGAATCCGTTTTTGACTTCTTTCTTGCCGTTCCAAAAGAGAATTGCGCACTACGGTGCCTTGAACTCTTTATCTCAGGCATTGCTAAAGATGACTGCACCTGGGGTGCCGGATTTTTACCAGGGGAGCGAGCTTTGGGATTTGAACCTGGTAGACCCAGACAACCGTCGGCCGGTTGACTTCCAGTTGAGGAAGCAATATTTGTCTGAGATAAGGGAGCGGATCGCAAGAGAGGACCCAGAGTTACTCATCCGTGAACTCCGGGAGAGCAAAGAAGACGGACGCATAAAGCTGTTTCTTATCCACAAGGTGTTGGTATTGAGACAGGCCAATTCAAAGCTCTTCCTAGATGGGGAGTATATCCCCTTGGAGAGTCAAGGCATCTGGCATGCCAACTTGGTTTGCTTTGCCAGGAGATGGAAAGAGAAATGGGCTTTAGTGGTGGCTCCGAGACTGCTGACACAGGTGGTAACAGCTCCGGAGTTTCCTTTAGGAAAGGATGTCTGGTTGGACACTGCTATCTTGCTCCCAGCAGAGGCCCCCAGCTCATGGCAGGAAATTCTCGGAGTGACTCGAGCCAAAGCAAAGGACAGATTGCTCTACGTGGGCGATGTACTTTCACGCTTCCCTGTGGGTTTGGCAGTCGCAGGTCATTGA
- a CDS encoding DUF3536 domain-containing protein: MNERYICIHGHFYQPPRENPWLEAVEVQDSAHPYHDWNQRITAECYAPNSAARILDREGRIEQLVNNYNRMSLDFGPTLLAWMEREEPEVYQAVLDGDRDSRWNYSGHGCALAHAYNHMILPLANSRDKRTQILWGIADFQHRFQREPEGMWLPETAVDLETLEILADQGILFTVLAPSQASRIRPLGGGEWLDVRGERIDPTMAYRVNLPSGKRISVFFFDGPISKAVAFEGILSNGEFFVRRLLEGFSEERKRAQLVSVATDGESYGHHHPRGDMALAYALHYIQSHKLARLTNYGEFLERHPAAWEVEILENTSWSCAHGIERWRSDCGCRAGGPEDWNQQWREPLREALDWLRDELAKLFETRGRKLFRDPWEARDQYIRVILDRSPSNVSRFLREHCIDSPGRSQRVEAIKLLEMQRHSMLMYTSCGWFFSEISGLETVQILQYADRALQLAEELESNGLEEGFLKLLERCRSNLPDKGNGRAVFEKMVRPVRVDLLNVGAHYAVSSLFESYKKSDRIFCYSVDQEDSRVLQVGTTRLAVGKIRVGSLITGESQNLSFGVMHLGDHNIWGGVRKFQGKEAYSRMVKDVTDHFSMADLPGTIRNIDAHFGTSTYSLRSLFRDQQRKITAQILQVNLEEAGSLYRQIHQRNAPLIRFLRELSYPVPEAFVVASRMSLEGTLRDMLRSLSLDPSTMMTVIQDAHSSGVSLDGSGLGYEIGHALSQMARRLEKDPMDLELLERFLAVLDVLEMMPIEADLWDVQNSCYRSIRSEIPGLELMRNRGDQRASSALALWKTVASKLGIKVG; encoded by the coding sequence ATGAATGAGAGGTACATTTGCATTCATGGACACTTTTACCAGCCTCCTAGAGAAAATCCCTGGTTAGAGGCTGTGGAGGTGCAAGACTCGGCGCACCCTTATCATGATTGGAATCAAAGAATCACTGCCGAGTGTTACGCTCCCAACTCTGCGGCCAGGATCCTGGACAGGGAAGGACGCATTGAGCAGCTAGTCAACAATTACAATCGCATGAGCTTGGATTTCGGACCCACGCTTTTGGCTTGGATGGAAAGGGAGGAACCGGAGGTATACCAGGCCGTACTGGACGGGGATAGAGACTCCAGGTGGAATTACTCGGGCCACGGCTGCGCCCTTGCCCACGCCTACAACCACATGATACTGCCTCTGGCAAATTCCAGGGACAAACGCACACAAATCCTCTGGGGTATAGCCGATTTCCAGCACCGTTTCCAAAGGGAGCCGGAAGGGATGTGGCTTCCCGAGACAGCAGTGGATCTGGAGACCTTGGAAATTCTTGCAGACCAGGGGATCTTGTTCACTGTATTGGCCCCGTCTCAGGCATCTAGGATCAGGCCTTTGGGTGGGGGAGAATGGTTGGATGTGAGGGGGGAGAGAATTGATCCAACCATGGCTTACAGGGTTAACCTGCCTTCGGGAAAACGGATCAGCGTTTTCTTTTTCGACGGCCCTATCTCCAAGGCAGTAGCCTTCGAAGGAATTCTTTCCAACGGGGAGTTTTTTGTAAGAAGACTACTAGAGGGGTTTTCTGAGGAAAGAAAACGAGCCCAGCTGGTCAGTGTAGCCACCGACGGTGAGTCCTACGGTCATCACCATCCTAGGGGAGACATGGCTTTGGCTTATGCTCTACACTATATCCAATCCCATAAACTGGCTCGTTTGACCAATTACGGGGAGTTCTTGGAGAGACATCCCGCTGCCTGGGAAGTGGAAATTCTGGAGAACACCTCCTGGAGTTGTGCCCATGGGATTGAGAGGTGGCGTTCTGACTGCGGGTGCCGGGCCGGAGGACCAGAAGACTGGAACCAGCAATGGAGGGAACCCTTAAGAGAGGCCTTGGATTGGCTTCGGGATGAATTGGCCAAGCTGTTCGAAACCAGGGGACGAAAACTGTTTCGAGATCCGTGGGAGGCCAGAGATCAATATATCAGAGTGATTTTGGACCGATCTCCCTCCAATGTGTCCCGTTTTCTAAGAGAGCATTGTATTGATTCCCCGGGACGTTCCCAGCGAGTAGAGGCCATCAAGCTTTTGGAGATGCAACGTCATTCAATGCTCATGTACACAAGCTGCGGGTGGTTTTTCTCCGAAATTTCAGGCTTGGAAACGGTCCAAATCCTTCAATATGCTGATCGAGCCCTACAGCTAGCAGAGGAGTTGGAGAGCAACGGCCTGGAAGAAGGTTTTCTAAAGCTCTTGGAAAGGTGCCGCAGCAACCTGCCCGACAAGGGAAACGGTCGGGCAGTCTTTGAAAAAATGGTTCGGCCCGTGCGGGTGGATCTGCTCAACGTGGGAGCACATTACGCGGTTAGTTCCCTTTTTGAAAGTTACAAGAAGTCCGATAGGATCTTTTGCTATTCAGTGGACCAAGAAGACTCGAGGGTCTTGCAAGTGGGAACAACCAGGCTGGCAGTGGGGAAGATCAGGGTGGGATCTTTGATAACCGGGGAGTCCCAAAACCTGAGCTTCGGGGTAATGCACCTGGGCGATCACAATATTTGGGGTGGCGTGCGCAAATTCCAAGGCAAAGAGGCGTATTCCCGGATGGTTAAAGATGTAACAGACCATTTTTCCATGGCTGATCTTCCCGGAACCATCCGTAACATAGACGCCCACTTTGGGACGTCAACTTACTCCTTGCGCTCCCTTTTTCGTGATCAGCAAAGGAAGATTACCGCCCAGATTCTCCAGGTGAACCTGGAAGAGGCGGGGTCTCTTTACCGTCAAATCCACCAGAGGAATGCACCACTCATAAGGTTTCTAAGAGAGCTTAGCTACCCGGTTCCTGAGGCCTTTGTTGTTGCTTCCAGAATGTCGTTGGAGGGGACCTTAAGAGACATGCTTCGTTCTCTGTCATTGGATCCGTCCACCATGATGACGGTGATCCAGGATGCTCACTCCAGCGGTGTCAGCCTAGATGGAAGTGGTTTGGGCTACGAGATCGGTCATGCTCTTTCCCAAATGGCAAGAAGGTTGGAAAAGGATCCGATGGACCTGGAGCTCTTGGAGCGTTTTTTGGCTGTGTTGGATGTCTTGGAAATGATGCCAATAGAGGCGGATCTATGGGATGTGCAAAACTCATGCTACAGGTCCATCCGTTCAGAGATTCCAGGCCTGGAGCTCATGAGGAACCGGGGTGACCAAAGAGCTTCATCCGCCTTAGCGCTTTGGAAAACAGTGGCTTCCAAGCTGGGCATAAAGGTAGGCTGA
- the treZ gene encoding malto-oligosyltrehalose trehalohydrolase, which translates to MKASKRLGGVYLGESRSRFRVWAPFARNVQLHIVSPRERVVELQPRPMGYFQGVVEEAEPGTRYFYILDGKVERPDPASEFQPEGVHGPSEVVDPFFPWQDEQWRGLCLKDFIIYELHVGTFSQAGTFHGVIELLDDIQELGATVIELMPVAQFPGDRNWGYDGAFLFAVQNSYGGPQALKELVDSCHRKGVGVILDVVYNHLGPEGNYLMDFGPYFTGKYQSPWGQAINLDGPGSDEVRRFLIENALFWVTQYHLDGLRVDAIHGMMDFSARLFLQELTSWVRRRAQALGRSIQLIAESDLNDSRSVKPREAGGLGFDAQWNDDFHHALHALLTGERSGYYIDFGRLRDLAKSLREGFVYQGRFSRYRQRRHGSPSRGMKPHNLVVFSQNHDQVGNRMLGERLSSLVDFERLKLAAGIVLLCPFVPLLFMGEEYGETAPFLYFTSFGDPNLAESVRKGRQEEFSAFRWGGTIADPQEEATFFSSRLQHQRKFKGSCAVLLRFYKELVRLRKELLSGEEEPCWDTKELVSEEVLILDSWARGRQVRRIYHFGKEAGEATVKFKKGIWLKRMDSWEIRWMGPGSSIPSKLESPGEVCLKLPSQGMVVFEEVHEHE; encoded by the coding sequence ATGAAGGCTTCCAAGCGTTTGGGAGGAGTATATCTTGGAGAATCTCGAAGTCGCTTCCGAGTATGGGCTCCTTTTGCCCGGAATGTGCAGCTTCATATTGTCAGCCCTAGGGAGCGGGTGGTAGAGCTGCAGCCTCGTCCCATGGGTTACTTCCAGGGCGTCGTGGAAGAGGCAGAACCCGGTACGCGCTATTTCTATATACTGGACGGCAAGGTGGAAAGACCCGATCCGGCCTCTGAGTTTCAGCCAGAAGGGGTGCACGGGCCTTCAGAGGTGGTAGACCCCTTTTTCCCGTGGCAGGATGAGCAATGGAGGGGACTATGCTTGAAGGATTTCATTATTTACGAGCTTCACGTGGGCACATTTAGTCAGGCCGGCACCTTCCATGGGGTCATCGAACTTCTGGATGATATCCAGGAGTTGGGAGCAACGGTTATAGAACTGATGCCTGTGGCGCAGTTTCCAGGGGATAGAAACTGGGGATACGACGGTGCATTTCTATTCGCTGTTCAAAACAGCTACGGAGGACCTCAGGCTCTCAAGGAGTTGGTGGATTCCTGTCACAGAAAGGGTGTGGGCGTGATCCTGGACGTGGTTTACAACCATTTGGGCCCTGAGGGGAACTACCTGATGGACTTTGGGCCTTACTTCACGGGTAAATATCAGAGCCCGTGGGGCCAGGCAATCAATCTGGACGGTCCTGGAAGCGATGAGGTGAGAAGGTTCCTGATTGAGAACGCCCTTTTCTGGGTCACCCAGTATCACCTGGATGGACTAAGGGTGGATGCCATTCATGGAATGATGGATTTCTCAGCCAGGTTGTTTCTGCAAGAGCTTACAAGCTGGGTTAGACGTCGTGCTCAAGCTCTGGGCAGAAGCATTCAGTTAATAGCTGAAAGCGACTTGAATGACTCCCGTTCGGTCAAACCAAGGGAGGCAGGAGGGCTCGGATTTGATGCCCAGTGGAACGATGACTTCCATCATGCCCTGCATGCATTGTTGACCGGGGAGAGGTCTGGCTACTACATAGACTTTGGGCGCCTTCGAGACCTGGCCAAGAGTCTCAGGGAAGGTTTCGTTTATCAGGGCCGATTCTCCCGCTACAGGCAACGCCGCCACGGAAGCCCCAGCCGAGGCATGAAGCCTCACAACCTGGTGGTATTTTCGCAAAACCATGACCAGGTGGGGAATCGGATGCTTGGGGAACGTTTGAGTTCTTTGGTAGACTTCGAAAGGTTGAAACTGGCGGCAGGGATTGTGTTGCTCTGTCCTTTTGTGCCCCTTCTCTTTATGGGAGAAGAATACGGTGAGACAGCGCCTTTTCTCTACTTTACAAGCTTCGGGGATCCGAACCTGGCCGAGTCGGTACGCAAGGGACGTCAGGAGGAGTTCTCGGCTTTCAGATGGGGCGGGACAATAGCCGATCCCCAAGAGGAGGCTACTTTCTTTAGCTCCAGGCTCCAACACCAAAGAAAATTCAAGGGATCTTGCGCCGTGCTCTTGAGGTTCTACAAGGAGCTGGTGAGACTCAGAAAAGAGCTTCTTTCTGGGGAAGAAGAGCCTTGCTGGGATACAAAGGAACTTGTGTCTGAGGAAGTTCTTATTCTGGATTCTTGGGCACGGGGAAGACAGGTAAGAAGGATCTACCATTTCGGCAAGGAGGCCGGTGAGGCCACAGTCAAGTTTAAAAAAGGCATCTGGCTCAAACGCATGGACTCCTGGGAAATCAGGTGGATGGGGCCTGGAAGCTCCATCCCTTCTAAATTGGAATCACCAGGAGAGGTTTGCCTAAAGCTTCCCTCGCAGGGGATGGTGGTTTTCGAGGAAGTGCATGAGCATGAATGA
- a CDS encoding mechanosensitive ion channel domain-containing protein codes for MSWNWPWLSEWVDSVALAAAALMGGWIGAIVLLKIGKRVSILSQTRLDDLVVQICSNPLKALGPVLGLSLVFPLIRLPQSLRDFASQVLALLTISCLAWLGFRMTDAVESWILYKYDISVRDNLKARAVQTQVRIIKRVVAVVLMVLALASGLMTFEKVRQLGTGILASAGIAGIILGVAAQRTISTLLAGLQIAMTQPFRIDDVLVVEGEWGRVEEITLTYVVLRIWDLRRLVVPISHFVEKPFQNWTRVSADLLGTVLIYVDYTVDVASLREELLRIAKGTDLWDGKVCSLQVTNATERTVELRALVSASDSSRVWDLRCHVRERLLAYLQSKHPSALPKARAVLETSGGTTKNVKTQAPGEQQL; via the coding sequence ATGTCCTGGAACTGGCCATGGCTTAGTGAATGGGTAGATTCAGTAGCCCTGGCGGCAGCAGCCTTAATGGGGGGATGGATAGGGGCCATTGTCTTGTTGAAAATAGGCAAGAGGGTCTCCATCCTGAGCCAGACGCGTCTGGATGATTTGGTAGTTCAGATCTGCTCAAACCCACTGAAAGCTCTGGGCCCGGTTTTAGGTCTTTCCCTAGTTTTCCCTCTGATTAGATTGCCTCAAAGTCTCAGAGATTTTGCCTCACAGGTCTTGGCCCTTCTGACCATATCATGCTTGGCATGGCTTGGGTTTCGAATGACAGACGCCGTGGAGTCCTGGATTCTGTACAAGTATGACATCTCGGTCAGGGACAACCTTAAGGCACGGGCAGTGCAGACCCAGGTGAGAATCATCAAGAGGGTGGTGGCGGTTGTCCTGATGGTGCTGGCCTTGGCGAGCGGCCTCATGACATTCGAAAAGGTAAGGCAGCTGGGCACCGGCATCCTGGCCTCTGCAGGCATAGCAGGCATAATCCTGGGTGTTGCCGCGCAGCGTACCATATCTACCCTGCTTGCTGGATTGCAAATTGCCATGACACAGCCTTTTCGGATAGATGATGTCCTGGTGGTGGAGGGAGAGTGGGGAAGGGTGGAAGAGATCACCCTTACCTATGTGGTGCTAAGAATATGGGATCTGCGCAGGCTTGTTGTACCGATCAGTCATTTCGTGGAAAAACCCTTTCAGAATTGGACACGGGTTTCTGCTGACCTGCTGGGGACAGTATTGATTTACGTTGATTACACTGTGGATGTGGCTTCCCTCAGGGAGGAGCTTCTAAGGATTGCAAAAGGGACAGATCTGTGGGACGGAAAAGTCTGTTCATTGCAAGTGACAAATGCCACGGAACGGACTGTGGAATTGAGGGCCTTGGTTAGTGCATCCGACTCCTCCAGAGTCTGGGACCTTCGCTGCCATGTGCGGGAGAGGCTGTTGGCCTACTTGCAGTCAAAGCATCCTTCGGCTTTACCCAAGGCAAGAGCAGTCTTGGAGACCAGTGGGGGGACCACCAAAAACGTAAAGACCCAAGCTCCAGGGGAGCAGCAGTTATGA
- a CDS encoding glycosyltransferase, with translation MRNERRSKARSAESPHGSAKITLEDYRPLVGEEVIGQLERLAERLGPKRLVHVNSTRTGGGVAEMLQRNVPLLNELGVETRWEIIQGDQTFFEVTKAFHNSLQGLKATYPPGGIEHYLEVNRENAKRFAWDADTVVIHDPQPAFLIEHARRRARNWVWRCHIDISRPDRHIWSTLRKAVAQYDASVFSMPSFSQNLPHPQYLIYPSIDPLSQKNRELSPEEIQGVMDRLGVERDRPLVVQVSRFDSFKDPVGVIQAFRMVRKHTPCKLVLVGGEATDDPEGPRIFARVMEEAQGEPDIQVLMLPPDSHLEVNALQRAADIIVQKSIREGFGLTVTEAMWKGKPVIGGAVGGIVLQVRDYQTGFLVHSTEGCAFRIRYLLRKPELAREMGKIGKEFVRRHFLITRNIRDYLTLLILLENPGSRLIEV, from the coding sequence ATGAGGAATGAGCGGAGAAGCAAGGCGAGATCCGCCGAGAGCCCTCATGGAAGTGCGAAAATAACCCTTGAGGATTACAGACCTTTGGTAGGCGAGGAGGTAATAGGCCAGCTGGAGCGCTTGGCAGAACGTTTGGGCCCAAAGAGACTCGTTCATGTCAACTCTACTCGCACAGGCGGTGGAGTGGCCGAGATGTTGCAAAGAAACGTCCCACTTCTAAATGAGTTGGGCGTGGAGACCCGCTGGGAAATAATCCAGGGAGACCAGACCTTTTTTGAGGTCACAAAAGCTTTCCACAACAGTCTCCAAGGGCTCAAAGCAACTTATCCTCCTGGAGGCATTGAACATTACCTGGAGGTGAATCGGGAGAACGCCAAACGATTTGCCTGGGATGCAGACACTGTTGTCATCCATGATCCACAGCCTGCTTTTCTGATTGAGCATGCTCGAAGAAGGGCCAGGAACTGGGTCTGGCGGTGTCATATAGATATATCCAGGCCCGACAGGCATATCTGGAGTACACTGCGCAAAGCTGTTGCGCAATATGATGCGTCTGTTTTTTCCATGCCCAGTTTCTCCCAAAACCTTCCACATCCTCAGTACCTGATATATCCCTCCATTGATCCTCTGAGCCAAAAGAACCGGGAGCTTTCCCCAGAAGAGATTCAGGGGGTGATGGACCGATTAGGAGTGGAAAGGGATCGTCCTTTAGTTGTGCAGGTTTCCCGGTTTGACTCCTTCAAGGACCCAGTGGGTGTGATCCAGGCCTTTCGCATGGTCAGGAAACATACCCCTTGCAAGCTGGTTCTGGTAGGTGGAGAGGCCACAGACGACCCGGAAGGTCCTAGAATCTTTGCTAGAGTCATGGAAGAGGCCCAGGGTGAACCGGACATTCAGGTTTTGATGCTTCCACCGGACAGCCATCTTGAGGTCAACGCCCTGCAGCGGGCAGCTGACATCATAGTTCAAAAATCAATTCGAGAGGGTTTCGGACTGACGGTCACGGAGGCCATGTGGAAAGGAAAGCCGGTGATCGGCGGTGCTGTAGGCGGTATAGTTCTTCAGGTGAGGGATTATCAGACAGGTTTCCTGGTACATTCTACCGAAGGGTGTGCCTTCAGAATCCGTTATCTGCTCAGAAAGCCTGAATTGGCCCGGGAGATGGGCAAGATAGGCAAGGAATTCGTGCGAAGGCATTTCCTGATAACGCGCAATATAAGAGACTATCTTACCTTACTGATCCTTTTGGAAAACCCTGGCAGCCGGCTCATAGAGGTTTGA
- a CDS encoding DUF5752 family protein produces MDVRAQNPFWFRECFVMIRPVGLSVVNLRELLHAIREVPESVLFYHIFQSRLTLFQPRLEFPNDFAHWAATALQDIRLAEKLSSFDPFDADNLETVRHGLVDILEEYLWDLPRVPWARPGLEFHFCEGATVVMRSRISAWTLGEFYDGLSRMGVDSIYFHLLESRWRLGPKETDDFSFWIESNFGQSDLVAAIRDLDVYFHSLRELKEEVLRLLGGVIRREEHEE; encoded by the coding sequence ATGGATGTCAGGGCACAAAATCCCTTCTGGTTCAGGGAGTGTTTTGTGATGATTCGGCCTGTTGGATTGAGCGTGGTGAACCTCCGTGAACTTCTCCATGCTATTAGAGAGGTTCCGGAGTCTGTTCTCTTTTACCATATATTTCAGTCCCGCCTGACACTCTTTCAACCCAGACTGGAATTCCCCAATGACTTCGCACACTGGGCTGCTACGGCTTTGCAGGACATAAGACTTGCGGAGAAATTGAGTTCTTTTGACCCTTTTGATGCAGACAATCTGGAGACAGTGCGCCATGGTCTGGTAGACATCCTAGAAGAGTACCTTTGGGATCTGCCCAGGGTACCATGGGCTCGGCCTGGTTTGGAATTCCATTTCTGTGAAGGTGCCACAGTGGTGATGAGGTCCAGGATATCCGCTTGGACGCTAGGGGAGTTCTATGATGGGTTGAGCAGAATGGGAGTTGACTCAATATACTTCCACCTTTTGGAGTCAAGATGGAGACTAGGGCCAAAAGAAACGGACGATTTTTCATTCTGGATTGAATCCAATTTCGGTCAATCTGATCTGGTGGCGGCAATCCGAGACCTGGACGTGTACTTTCATTCCCTCAGGGAGCTCAAGGAAGAAGTGCTCCGGCTGTTGGGGGGAGTTATCAGGAGGGAAGAACATGAGGAATGA
- a CDS encoding gamma carbonic anhydrase family protein yields MPFYALEEREPKVHHGAYVHPWAVIVGDVELGDNCYVGPGAVLRADWGSIRVGRGSNLQENCVLHVRPGETVLLGEDCHVGHGAIIHGAVVEDRVLVGMGSVLMDGVRVGMESIVGAGAVLKEGFQVPPRSIVTGVPAKVVGQVTEQLLERKRWGTALYQGLPRLYKERLREIPPGSVKRW; encoded by the coding sequence ATGCCCTTCTATGCTTTGGAGGAGCGAGAGCCCAAGGTACACCATGGGGCGTACGTTCATCCCTGGGCCGTGATAGTGGGAGATGTGGAACTGGGGGACAACTGTTACGTGGGCCCGGGTGCAGTGCTCAGGGCCGATTGGGGTAGTATTCGAGTGGGCAGGGGCTCCAATCTTCAGGAAAACTGTGTGTTGCATGTAAGGCCGGGAGAAACGGTGCTACTGGGTGAGGATTGCCACGTGGGGCACGGGGCCATCATACACGGGGCCGTGGTGGAAGACAGGGTTCTTGTGGGCATGGGGTCTGTACTGATGGATGGTGTGAGGGTGGGCATGGAATCCATAGTGGGTGCAGGGGCCGTGTTAAAGGAGGGATTCCAAGTGCCTCCCAGGTCCATCGTGACAGGGGTTCCTGCCAAGGTGGTGGGGCAGGTCACAGAGCAGCTCCTGGAAAGGAAAAGATGGGGCACTGCTTTGTATCAAGGCCTCCCCAGGCTTTACAAGGAGCGGTTGAGAGAAATCCCGCCTGGCTCTGTGAAGAGATGGTGA